A portion of the Malania oleifera isolate guangnan ecotype guangnan chromosome 3, ASM2987363v1, whole genome shotgun sequence genome contains these proteins:
- the LOC131151033 gene encoding protein DETOXIFICATION 55 translates to MVSTEQIPKHPTMPEVVEELKAIGDLGFPIAAISLVGYLKNMILVACMGKLGSLELAGGALAIGFTNITGYSVLSGLAMGMEPICSQGFGSKNFSLVSLTFQRTTLMLLLASLPIGLLWVNLRPLMLLLHQDPDITRVASLYCRVAIPDLLANSLLHPLRIYLRSKGSTWPIMWCTLLATSLHLPITIFLSFTLALGVPGVAVSTFLTNFNIVLFLLCYIFYARTPEEPLFFYVGKPRKELARFETYASIEPNEELITNGPSRKIHEKPLSKPLLITSAPYPLPPLTPTSTTLGQEWGMLLRLAIPSCLSVCLEWWWYEFMTLLAGYLHNPQVALATSAIVIQTTSLMYTLPTTLSSSVSTRVGNELGAGRPEKARLATMVAIRLALVGSVFGLVWTTVGGEAWGKVFTEDSEVLQLTKAVLPIIGLCELANCPQTTSCGVLRGSARPGVGAGINFYSFYLVGTPVAMVLAFVWKLGFVGLCYGLLAAQIACVVSILTVISRTDWEKESLKAKELVGRAHDDDKTMVKCEEGVGC, encoded by the exons ATGGTTTCTACAGAACAAATCCCAAAGCACCCCACAATGCCAGAG GTGGTGGAGGAGCTTAAAGCAATAGGAGACCTGGGCTTTCCCATAGCCGCCATCAGCTTGGTGGGCTACCTCAAGAACATGATACTGGTGGCATGCATGGGCAAGCTGGGAAGCCTGGAGCTCGCCGGCGGCGCCCTCGCCATCGGCTTCACCAACATCACCGGCTACTCCGTTCTCTCGGGTCTGGCCATGGGCATGGAGCCCATTTGCAGCCAAGGATTCGGGTCCAAAAACTTCTCCCTGGTCTCCCTCACCTTCCAGAGAACCACCCTAATGCTCCTACTAGCCTCCCTGCCCATTGGGCTCTTGTGGGTCAACCTCCGTCCCCTCATGCTCCTGCTCCACCAGGACCCGGACATCACCCGGGTTGCCAGCCTCTACTGCCGGGTCGCCATTCCGGATCTCCTCGCCAACAGCCTTCTCCACCCGCTCCGAATCTACTTGCGCAGCAAAGGCTCGACCTGGCCCATCATGTGGTGCACTTTACTAGCAACCTCTCTTCACCTCCCCATTACAATTTTCTTATCCTTCACTCTCGCTCTTGGGGTCCCTGGCGTCGCTGTCTCCACTTTTCTCACTAATTTTAACATCGTCCTCTTTCTCTTGTGCTACATTTTTTACGCTCGCACCCCTGAAGAGCCCTTGTTCTTTTATGTAGGCAAGCCACGAAAGGAGTTAGCGAGATTTGAAACCTATGCAAGTATTGAGCCCAATGAAGAGCTCATCACCAACGGGCCATCTCGTAAAATCCACGAAAAACCCTTATCTAAGCCATTACTAATAACATCGGCCCCGTACCCGCTTCCTCCTTTGACTCCTACTAGTACTACTTTGGGCCAAGAATGGGGAATGCTACTCCGGCTCGCAATACCGAGCTGCCTTTCGGTGTGTTTGGAGTGGTGGTGGTACGAGTTCATGACGCTTCTCGCTGGTTATCTTCACAACCCGCAAGTCGCCCTCGCGACATCGGCCATCGTGATACAAACCACTTCCCTCATGTACACATTGCCAACGACTTTGAGCTCCTCGGTGTCGACCCGGGTGGGGAATGAGCTCGGAGCAGGCAGGCCCGAGAAGGCCCGTTTGGCGACGATGGTTGCGATCAGGCTGGCCCTGGTGGGCTCGGTGTTTGGGCTGGTTTGGACCACAGTGGGGGGTGAAGCATGGGGGAAGGTCTTCACAGAGGACAGTGAGGTTCTGCAGTTGACGAAGGCTGTGCTGCCCATAATTGGGCTTTGTGAGCTTGCAAATTGTCCACAGACCACAAGCTGTGGGGTTCTCAGGGGCAGTGCAAGGCCTGGGGTTGGGGCTGGGATCAACTTCTACTCATTCTACTTGGTGGGTACTCCTGTGGCCATGGTTTTGGCCTTTGTTTGGAAACTAGGGTTTGTGGGCCTTTGTTATGGGCTTTTGGCGGCCCAAATTGCATGTGTAGTATCCATCTTGACAGTGATTAGTAGGACAGATTGGGAGAAGGAGTCCTTGAAGGCTAAAGAGCTAGTGGGAAGAGCACATGATGATGACAAAACAATGGTGAAATGTGAAGAGGGAGTTGGGTGCTAG